The Deinococcus metallilatus genome segment GCGGCCCTCAGGACGAGCGCGGGGTGCCGGTGGCCGTGGTCCGGCCCTCCCGCGCCCGGAAGTTCTGGGTCGGGCTGGGGATCACGGCCGCACTGGCGGTGCTCGCGCTGATCGGCCTGGGCTGGTGGTTCGACCGCACCTCCCACGCGGCCACCCTCGGGCTGGAGCAGGGCGTCACGCCGCAGGGGCAGTACTTTTACGGCCGGGCGGACGCGCCCGTCACCGTCACCGAGTATGGGGACTTCCAATGTCCCGGCTGCCAGGCCTTCGCCACCTCGGAGCGGGCGAGGTTTCTGCGGGACGAGCTGCGGGCTGGCCAGGTGAAGATGGTGTTCGCCGATTTCCCCCTGCCCTTTCACCCGAACGCCGAGGACGCGGCGGTGGCGGCACGTTGCGCGGGGCGGGCGGGGAAGTTCTGGGCCTATCACGACGAGCTGTTTGCGCAGCAGGACACCTGGGCCGGAGAGGACGACCCTTCCGCCGTCTTTGTGCGGCTGGCGCAGGAGGTGGGGGTGCCCCTGCCCGCCTTCGAGGCGTGCCTGGCCTCACCAGAACCTCGCCAGGTGGTGCGGGCCAACGTCAAGGCCGGGAACACCCTGGGGTTGCCGGGCACACCGTCCTTCACGGTGAACGGTCAGCCGGTCCCGTGGACGGAAGACAGTTCGGTGGCCGGGTCGCTGGAGAACGTCCGGCGGGCGGTTCGGGAGGCGCTGAGGCAGTGAGGCGCGCGGGGCTACACCTGTCGCCGCCTCGTGTTCCCCCATGGCGTGAGGAAGTCCTCCGGATCAACTTTGGCCAGCGCGTCCTCGATCGCTTCCCCCAGCGACG includes the following:
- a CDS encoding DsbA family protein, which codes for MPTSRHLTRVLLSLSLLLSVTLLGALVGAFRQGGEGNFGTALTWLTDGILVAWALWTLREWVQALAKGQGQVLPERARQADRAWSWLRFNPVITAGVLAITSFLPGAEQRPLPLIGLLLLALIPWLILTALTQAVREWLADATQALTGQQGGVPEERSQRVLAWLTFLQVVQGLSALSLFTLLTPSTPVTFVNVLGEGLTSLAGVLGLLTATWFKGLVRRVSTPDHPPGNGGPQDERGVPVAVVRPSRARKFWVGLGITAALAVLALIGLGWWFDRTSHAATLGLEQGVTPQGQYFYGRADAPVTVTEYGDFQCPGCQAFATSERARFLRDELRAGQVKMVFADFPLPFHPNAEDAAVAARCAGRAGKFWAYHDELFAQQDTWAGEDDPSAVFVRLAQEVGVPLPAFEACLASPEPRQVVRANVKAGNTLGLPGTPSFTVNGQPVPWTEDSSVAGSLENVRRAVREALRQ